The following is a genomic window from Halodesulfovibrio marinisediminis DSM 17456.
AGCAAGCCTTCTTGTGTGTGTTCGCAAGCATACCAGTGCTCATATTCATCTTTGCTTCGCAGGCGGAAGTCTGCGGAGAGGTCTACAACTTTAAGACCTTTTTCCAGCAGAACAGCGGCAATTTCCATGGCAGTACGGTGTGGTACTGCAAGAAAAACGAGGTCACACGCCTGTGCAAGATCATCCGCATCCGGCTCCGTAATCGACAGTTCACCGTTGTCCATGCCTTGCATGAAAGGGTAAATGTCGCGTAGTTTTTTACCGGCTTCAGCACGTGAGGTAACACGTACCAGTTCGAAGTGATCGTGATTCTGCAAAAGGCGCATCAGTTCCATTCCGGTGTATCCGGTAACCCCTACTAAGCCTACTTTAGTCTGTGCCATTTGCATCGTATCCTGTTTTAGTTATTACTTTGTCTTCATTACGTATTTCATACGTAGATCGTAGAGCAGTGTATCAAGCAGCTGCTTTTCATCATTTTCAAGGCAGGTCTTTGTTTTTTCCTGCAGCATGGACAAAATGTCGATGGAGTGTTTTGCGGCGAGCAGGTTCTCCATCATCTGTCCGCTTTCCGGATCTGGCACTTCGCCGAGTTGTACCAGAGCAGAAGAGCCGATAGAAAGAATGAACGTGGAAAAAGTTACTTCCGGCATGCCGTTATGCTCGGTGTTTTGATCAGCCATGGTGCGCTCCTTTAAGATAAGTCAGAGGCATTCAAGGCGCTGTGATAAGCGGTTAGACCTTTTTCGAGATATCCGGACGCAATTTCGCCGCCGCATGCTTTACAGCCTTCAGCTAAAGCATGCAGACCAGCTGCAAGGTCTGCCCAGTCTACCCAGCCCATATGCCCGATGCGTATAAGACGTCCTTTCATGTGAGCCTGACCACCGGCGAGGATAACTCCGAAGTTCTTCTTGGCATACGCAAGCACTTCACTGGCATCCACGTTTTCAGGAACCAGAACGCTTGTAAGACCCCATGTGAAGTGATCTTTTGCAAGCAACTCCAGTCCCATTTCCGTAACGGCAGTGCGTGCCATCATGGTCAAAGCCCATTGCTTTTTGAAAACAACATCAAATCCAGTTTCTTCAAACATTGCAAGGCTCTCGTTAAGACCAACAATAAGACTCACAGGTGTTGTAAACAAGGTTTGATCTTGTAAAATTTTCTGTTTTTCTGCGCGCAGGTTGAAATAGAAACAGGAAGGAGTAACGGATTCAGCTTTCTGCCATGCTTTATCGCTGCATGCGATCAGACCGAGTCCCGGAGGAAGCATAAGTCCTTTCTGGGAGCCGGTAAGCAGGCAGTCGATGCCCCATTCATCCATATTACATGGTGAGATGGAAACAGCAGAGATGCCGTCCACAACAAGCAGAACATCGCGGTCTTTTGTAACTGCCGCAATTTCATCAACAGGATGTAGTACGCCGGTCGAGGTTTCAGAAAGCTGAACGAGTACACCCTTACAGTCCGGATGGAGATCCAGCATGTTTGCAACGGCTTCTGCGGAAACAGCCTGTCCCCAGTCGAGGACGATTTTTTCTACAGCTACGTTGCTAGATTCGCAGATTTCTGCCCAGCGTTCGCCGAATTTACCAGCTTCAATAACCAGAACCTTTTCACCGGCTGTAAATAAGTTAGTTACTGCCGCAGTCATAACACCAGTACCGGAACATGCCAGAGGCATAACTGGCTGGGAGGTGCCGAAAAGTTTCTGTAACCGCTGTTGAACCTGCGCCATGATGGCTTTGAACTCAGGCTTGCGGTGATGGATCATGTCTTGCGCTAATGCGAGACGGACACGTTCTGGAACCGGGGTCGGACCCGGTGCTAACAATCTATTTTTGTTAAGCATGATCTTCTCCGCAATTGGTAGTAAATGCTGAATT
Proteins encoded in this region:
- a CDS encoding DUF1844 domain-containing protein — protein: MADQNTEHNGMPEVTFSTFILSIGSSALVQLGEVPDPESGQMMENLLAAKHSIDILSMLQEKTKTCLENDEKQLLDTLLYDLRMKYVMKTK
- a CDS encoding pyridoxal-phosphate-dependent aminotransferase family protein; this translates as MLNKNRLLAPGPTPVPERVRLALAQDMIHHRKPEFKAIMAQVQQRLQKLFGTSQPVMPLACSGTGVMTAAVTNLFTAGEKVLVIEAGKFGERWAEICESSNVAVEKIVLDWGQAVSAEAVANMLDLHPDCKGVLVQLSETSTGVLHPVDEIAAVTKDRDVLLVVDGISAVSISPCNMDEWGIDCLLTGSQKGLMLPPGLGLIACSDKAWQKAESVTPSCFYFNLRAEKQKILQDQTLFTTPVSLIVGLNESLAMFEETGFDVVFKKQWALTMMARTAVTEMGLELLAKDHFTWGLTSVLVPENVDASEVLAYAKKNFGVILAGGQAHMKGRLIRIGHMGWVDWADLAAGLHALAEGCKACGGEIASGYLEKGLTAYHSALNASDLS